The proteins below come from a single Oryzomicrobium terrae genomic window:
- the nrfD gene encoding NrfD/PsrC family molybdoenzyme membrane anchor subunit → MTNPQIVEVVNVARDVAWLPWAVQYFFLIGLSAGAFLLSLPGEVLKRPGWAGISRRALLAALLCGLTAPVALLADLHQPGRFLNFYLHPNFGSWMAWGAFFIPLYLGGLMLYAWLALRPTLLRLAEAPDTAPLLAPWYRRLAYGGLESPTAMVAAALLTGLGALLVLLYTGMEVMVVRARPLWDTPLLPVQFAVTALAGAVGLVLLLERRFGAAPAETLPRLNRVLAATQVAALAVGALWLALGLFGLSPSHAEALAEVAPSAAWRITALWAAGSAAATLWLAWRRPAHGLLVGLIALHSAWMMRWTVFIGGQEIPKIGAGYYRYQLPLGHDGLLGIVGTAGLWLLLFILLTSFLPWGDANRRAGRA, encoded by the coding sequence ATGACCAACCCGCAAATCGTCGAAGTGGTGAATGTGGCCCGGGACGTGGCCTGGCTGCCCTGGGCGGTCCAGTACTTCTTCCTGATCGGCCTGTCTGCCGGTGCCTTCCTGCTGTCCCTGCCCGGCGAGGTGTTGAAGCGCCCGGGCTGGGCCGGCATTTCCCGGCGCGCCCTGCTCGCCGCCCTGCTGTGCGGCCTGACCGCGCCGGTGGCCCTGCTCGCCGACCTGCACCAGCCGGGGCGCTTCCTCAACTTCTACCTGCATCCCAACTTCGGCTCCTGGATGGCCTGGGGCGCCTTCTTCATTCCCCTCTATCTGGGCGGGCTGATGCTCTACGCCTGGCTGGCCCTGCGGCCGACCCTGCTGCGCCTGGCCGAGGCGCCGGACACCGCGCCGCTGCTCGCGCCCTGGTACCGGCGCTTGGCCTACGGCGGCCTGGAAAGCCCCACGGCCATGGTCGCCGCCGCCCTGCTCACCGGCCTGGGAGCGCTGCTGGTGCTGCTGTACACCGGCATGGAGGTGATGGTGGTGCGCGCCCGGCCGTTGTGGGATACGCCGCTGCTGCCGGTGCAGTTCGCCGTCACCGCTCTGGCCGGCGCCGTGGGCCTGGTGCTGCTGCTGGAGCGGCGCTTCGGCGCGGCACCGGCCGAGACCCTGCCGCGCCTCAACCGGGTGCTCGCTGCCACCCAGGTGGCCGCCCTGGCGGTGGGCGCCCTGTGGCTGGCCCTGGGCCTGTTCGGCCTGTCGCCGAGCCACGCCGAGGCCCTGGCCGAGGTGGCGCCTTCTGCCGCCTGGCGCATCACCGCCCTGTGGGCCGCCGGCTCCGCCGCCGCCACCCTGTGGCTGGCCTGGCGCCGTCCCGCCCACGGTCTGCTGGTGGGGCTGATCGCCCTGCACTCGGCCTGGATGATGCGCTGGACCGTGTTCATTGGCGGCCAGGAGATTCCCAAAATCGGCGCCGGCTACTACCGCTACCAGCTGCCCCTGGGCCACGACGGCCTGCTCGGCATCGTCGGTACCGCCGGCCTGTGGCTGCTGCTCTTCATCCTCCTCACATCCTTTTTGCCCTGGGGCGACGCCAACCGTCGCGCCGGGCGCGCCTGA
- a CDS encoding molybdopterin dinucleotide binding domain-containing protein, protein MKLPKLSRRQMLAAGGATAFAAGFSQTAVRMGEKVLGHDAPKHKTAGEAPEPEFRIDPASGKLWINPAQQVSYTMCTGCTTFCGVRVRIDRASGKVLRVAGNPYSPLSTDPHLPMKASVRDSFVALSRFNEKGLAGRSTACGRGNAVLQQMDSPFRVLTPLKRVGPRNSGRWQPISFAQLVKEVTEGGDLFGEGPVAGLKALRDFSPIDPERPELGPKVNQVAVLNSTNEGRENFARRFMQKAYGTLNFVGHGSYCGGAYRSGSGAVFGDMKKMPHGKPDFQNAEFVLFIGTAPGQAGNPFKRQGTLIAKARTTGAMNYVVVDPVLTNADNRAVGDRARWVPIRPGTDGALVMGMIRWMFDNGRINADFLALPNQALAEAAGEPSFANATHLVVAQPGHPREGRMLRGSDLGLPVEEADRNKEADPFVTLSGPLDAGGKPVPIGQAKGPAPLFVDTEIEVGGKPLRVKSALQLLKEEAEAHTLADYARDCGVPEHVIAGLAEEFTAHGRKAAAIAHGGMMAGNGFYNAFGVIMLNVLIGNVNRPGGLVANGGGFKDDGEGPRYNLDSFAGMVKPTGIPLGRNVPFEKTSEFAKNKAAGKAYPAQAPWFPNAPGLVTEWFTSALSGYPYSLKALILWSSNPLYGIPGLRRQVEKDLADPKKLPLIISIDPLINESNAYADYIVPDSLLYESWGWASAWNGVPTKACTARWPVVEAKAAKTPDGQPIAMESFFIALAKAMDLPGFGDKAISDAEGNTYPLKRAEDWYLRGGANIAWLGKEPVADASDEDIILAGVERLRPLLEATLKPEEVRKVAFLLSRGGRYQPAKDVRDEDNPEWMRNRLKAMLHVWNDNVGGSRHSITGKRFVGCPSWQPARFADGTPVRQVYPESKWPMQLISFKSALQNSYSIAADRLLGVHPENPVILHPQDAEAIGVTTGDRVEIRTPGGAVRSRVLVHGGVMPGVVAVEHGFGHKELGARAHRIGDREQPHKPHLAAGINLNDLGVPDPTRQDRGLWVDPVSGTAVRQGLPAKVVRV, encoded by the coding sequence ATGAAACTGCCCAAACTTTCCCGTCGCCAGATGCTCGCCGCCGGCGGGGCCACCGCCTTCGCCGCTGGGTTCTCGCAAACCGCCGTGCGCATGGGCGAAAAGGTCCTCGGCCACGACGCGCCCAAGCACAAGACCGCCGGCGAGGCGCCGGAACCCGAGTTCCGCATCGACCCGGCCAGCGGCAAGCTGTGGATCAACCCGGCCCAGCAGGTGAGCTACACCATGTGCACCGGCTGCACCACCTTCTGCGGCGTGCGGGTGCGCATCGACCGGGCCAGCGGCAAGGTGTTGCGCGTTGCCGGCAACCCCTACAGCCCCCTGTCCACCGACCCCCACCTGCCGATGAAGGCCAGTGTGCGCGACAGCTTCGTCGCCCTGTCCCGCTTCAACGAAAAGGGCTTGGCCGGGCGCTCCACCGCCTGCGGCCGGGGCAACGCCGTGTTGCAGCAGATGGATTCGCCCTTCCGCGTGCTCACCCCGTTGAAGCGCGTGGGGCCGCGCAATTCCGGGCGTTGGCAGCCGATCTCGTTTGCCCAGCTGGTCAAGGAAGTGACCGAGGGCGGCGACCTGTTCGGCGAAGGGCCGGTGGCCGGCCTCAAGGCCCTGCGCGACTTCTCGCCGATCGACCCGGAACGCCCCGAGCTGGGCCCCAAGGTGAACCAGGTGGCGGTGCTCAACAGCACCAACGAGGGCCGCGAGAACTTCGCCCGGCGCTTCATGCAGAAGGCCTACGGCACCCTCAACTTCGTCGGCCACGGCTCCTATTGCGGCGGCGCCTACCGCTCCGGTTCCGGCGCGGTGTTCGGCGACATGAAGAAGATGCCCCACGGCAAGCCCGACTTCCAGAACGCCGAGTTCGTGCTGTTCATCGGCACCGCCCCGGGCCAGGCCGGCAACCCGTTCAAGCGCCAGGGCACCCTGATCGCCAAGGCCCGCACCACCGGCGCCATGAACTACGTGGTGGTGGACCCGGTGCTGACCAACGCCGACAACCGGGCCGTGGGCGACCGGGCCCGCTGGGTGCCGATCCGCCCGGGCACCGACGGCGCCCTGGTGATGGGCATGATCCGCTGGATGTTCGATAACGGCCGCATCAACGCCGACTTCCTGGCCCTGCCCAACCAGGCCCTGGCCGAGGCCGCCGGCGAGCCGTCCTTCGCCAACGCCACCCACCTGGTGGTGGCCCAGCCCGGCCACCCCCGGGAAGGGCGCATGCTGCGCGGCTCGGACCTGGGGCTCCCTGTAGAGGAGGCCGACCGCAACAAGGAGGCGGACCCCTTCGTCACCCTGAGCGGCCCCCTCGACGCCGGCGGCAAGCCGGTGCCGATCGGCCAGGCCAAGGGCCCGGCGCCCCTGTTCGTGGACACCGAGATCGAGGTCGGCGGCAAGCCCCTGCGGGTCAAGTCGGCCCTGCAACTGCTCAAGGAAGAGGCCGAGGCCCACACCCTGGCCGACTACGCCCGGGACTGCGGCGTGCCCGAGCACGTCATCGCCGGCTTGGCCGAGGAATTCACCGCCCACGGCCGCAAGGCGGCGGCCATCGCCCACGGCGGCATGATGGCCGGCAACGGCTTCTACAACGCCTTCGGCGTGATCATGCTCAACGTTCTGATCGGCAACGTGAACCGTCCCGGCGGCCTGGTGGCCAACGGCGGCGGCTTCAAGGACGACGGCGAGGGGCCGCGCTACAACCTGGACAGCTTCGCCGGCATGGTCAAGCCCACGGGCATTCCCCTGGGGCGCAACGTGCCCTTCGAGAAGACCAGCGAGTTCGCCAAGAACAAGGCCGCCGGCAAGGCCTATCCGGCCCAGGCCCCCTGGTTCCCCAACGCCCCGGGGCTGGTCACCGAGTGGTTCACCTCGGCCCTGTCCGGCTATCCCTATTCGCTCAAGGCCCTGATCCTGTGGAGCAGCAACCCGCTCTACGGCATCCCCGGCCTGCGTCGCCAGGTGGAAAAGGATCTGGCTGACCCGAAGAAGCTGCCCCTGATCATTTCCATCGACCCCCTGATCAACGAGAGCAACGCCTACGCCGACTACATCGTCCCGGATTCGCTGCTCTACGAGAGCTGGGGCTGGGCCTCGGCCTGGAACGGGGTGCCGACCAAGGCGTGCACCGCCCGCTGGCCGGTGGTGGAGGCTAAGGCGGCCAAGACGCCCGACGGCCAGCCCATCGCCATGGAGAGCTTCTTCATCGCCCTGGCCAAGGCCATGGATCTGCCGGGCTTCGGCGACAAGGCGATCAGCGACGCCGAGGGCAATACCTATCCTCTGAAGCGCGCCGAGGACTGGTACCTGCGCGGCGGCGCCAACATCGCCTGGCTGGGCAAGGAGCCGGTGGCGGACGCCAGCGACGAGGACATCATCCTGGCCGGGGTGGAACGCCTGCGCCCGCTGCTGGAAGCGACCCTCAAGCCCGAGGAGGTGCGCAAGGTGGCCTTCCTGCTCAGCCGGGGCGGCCGTTACCAGCCGGCCAAGGACGTCCGCGACGAGGACAACCCGGAGTGGATGCGCAACCGCCTGAAAGCCATGCTGCACGTGTGGAACGACAACGTGGGCGGCAGCCGCCACAGCATCACCGGCAAGCGCTTCGTCGGCTGTCCGAGCTGGCAGCCGGCCCGCTTCGCCGACGGCACTCCGGTGCGTCAGGTCTATCCGGAGAGCAAGTGGCCGATGCAGCTGATCAGCTTCAAGTCGGCGTTGCAGAACTCCTACTCGATCGCCGCCGACCGGCTGCTCGGGGTCCATCCGGAAAACCCGGTCATCCTCCATCCCCAGGACGCGGAGGCCATCGGCGTGACCACCGGCGACCGGGTGGAGATCCGCACCCCGGGCGGCGCGGTGCGCTCCCGGGTGCTGGTGCACGGCGGGGTGATGCCCGGCGTGGTGGCGGTGGAGCACGGCTTCGGCCACAAGGAGCTGGGGGCCCGCGCCCACCGGATCGGCGACCGGGAGCAGCCCCACAAGCCGCATCTGGCGGCGGGCATCAACCTCAACGACCTGGGGGTACCCGACCCGACCCGCCAGGATCGGGGCCTGTGGGTGGACCCGGTGTCCGGCACCGCCGTGCGCCAGGGCCTGCCGGCCAAGGTGGTGCGGGTGTAA
- a CDS encoding rhomboid family intramembrane serine protease, whose translation MSVTPDATTPPAATGAGADPWILLGVPLDASPDDIRAAYARQLEALRAHAATGHPAGAEQLAAAHQAYRTLMALAAPASATPIEAALPPLALAVKFQTFLHQDNRFTGKGTVRVEGTRFEVEARLRRPFAFARRRWSFALAEVRNAARDGDLVTFVVVGQGKPWRAVLSFADGLEAGRFFARLPDTRDDGLLTLRDSHKDFQQRLAALDRGTPVTWGLLAANLLLYLVVGLAGGGWITAAPEVLARFGGNLGPLTTDGQWWRLLSATFLHGGLGHLLGNMVALTVFGRLAERIYGSAPFAACYLLCGLVGATATLIFHADAVGVGASGAIFGVIGLLLAFLAADREFLPPSARRQLFINWAIFAGYIFIQGMGKAGTDNAAHGAGLVAGLALGFIVGNPLRRVGGGIPLLSGRMGAGALLCGLVVLAGVLAAPRLEVDYRARRELVDIARRLGEVEKQLGDTGKRLTAPGGGGTPAELLQALRTTQDGYAGLERQVLQVRTQGSEMARRRDLLLRFIRLRQDGLRAIGQGVERDDQALVLAGSAYLKEATALVPEIIQPMNLRP comes from the coding sequence ATGTCCGTAACCCCTGACGCCACCACGCCTCCCGCTGCCACGGGGGCCGGCGCCGATCCCTGGATCCTCCTGGGGGTGCCCCTGGATGCCTCCCCCGATGACATCCGGGCCGCCTATGCCCGCCAGCTGGAGGCTTTGCGCGCTCATGCCGCCACCGGTCATCCCGCTGGTGCCGAGCAGCTGGCGGCGGCGCATCAGGCCTACCGCACCCTGATGGCGCTGGCCGCACCGGCCAGCGCCACGCCGATCGAGGCGGCGTTGCCGCCCTTGGCCCTGGCGGTGAAATTCCAGACCTTCCTGCACCAGGACAACCGCTTCACAGGCAAGGGCACGGTACGGGTCGAGGGGACGCGCTTCGAGGTGGAGGCCCGCCTGCGCCGGCCCTTCGCCTTTGCCCGGCGGCGCTGGAGCTTCGCTCTGGCCGAGGTGCGCAACGCGGCCCGGGACGGGGATCTGGTCACGTTCGTCGTGGTGGGCCAGGGCAAACCCTGGCGGGCAGTGCTGTCCTTTGCCGACGGCCTGGAGGCGGGGCGTTTCTTTGCCCGCCTGCCCGACACCCGGGACGACGGCCTGCTCACCCTGCGCGATTCGCACAAGGACTTTCAGCAACGCCTGGCGGCCCTCGACCGGGGCACCCCGGTGACCTGGGGCCTGCTCGCCGCCAACCTGCTGCTCTACCTGGTGGTGGGGCTGGCTGGGGGCGGCTGGATCACTGCGGCGCCCGAGGTGCTGGCCCGCTTTGGCGGCAACCTGGGGCCCCTCACCACCGACGGCCAGTGGTGGCGTCTGCTCAGTGCCACCTTTCTGCACGGCGGGCTGGGGCATTTGCTGGGCAACATGGTCGCCCTTACCGTGTTCGGCCGTCTGGCCGAGCGCATCTACGGTTCGGCTCCGTTCGCCGCCTGCTACCTGCTGTGCGGCTTGGTCGGCGCGACCGCCACCCTGATCTTCCACGCCGATGCGGTCGGGGTCGGGGCCTCCGGCGCGATCTTCGGGGTGATCGGCCTGCTGCTCGCCTTTCTCGCCGCCGACCGGGAGTTCCTGCCCCCCTCGGCGCGGCGCCAGTTGTTCATCAACTGGGCGATTTTCGCCGGCTACATCTTCATTCAGGGGATGGGCAAGGCCGGTACCGACAACGCCGCCCACGGCGCCGGTCTGGTCGCCGGCCTGGCCCTGGGCTTCATCGTCGGCAATCCGCTGCGCCGGGTCGGCGGCGGTATCCCGCTGCTGTCGGGGCGGATGGGGGCGGGGGCGCTGCTGTGCGGGCTGGTGGTGTTGGCCGGGGTACTGGCGGCGCCACGCCTGGAGGTGGACTACCGGGCGCGGCGCGAACTGGTAGATATCGCCCGGCGCCTTGGCGAGGTGGAAAAACAGCTGGGCGATACCGGTAAGCGCCTGACCGCGCCGGGAGGCGGTGGCACGCCGGCCGAGCTGCTCCAGGCCCTGCGCACCACCCAGGACGGTTATGCCGGGCTGGAGCGGCAAGTCCTCCAGGTGCGCACCCAAGGGAGCGAAATGGCGCGGCGGCGCGACCTGCTGCTGCGGTTCATCCGTCTGCGCCAGGACGGCTTGCGGGCCATCGGCCAGGGGGTCGAGCGCGACGACCAGGCCCTGGTACTGGCCGGCTCCGCCTATCTCAAGGAAGCCACGGCCCTGGTGCCGGAAATCATCCAGCCGATGAACCTGCGGCCGTGA
- a CDS encoding response regulator transcription factor gives MSTTLPLEDALIHVVDDDAALRRSIAFLLESVGWRVATYASAEALLDAYRRGPPGCLVVDIRMPSMSGLELQQELQARGFRIPVVFITGHADVSLAVQAMKQGAADFIEKPFKDQTLIDAVGHAVRKSGELISAAQRAEDARRALEALSPREIEVARLLALGHPNKRVASKLDISERTVHAHRQHIMEKTGVSSAADLVRLMLAADPKSLD, from the coding sequence ATGAGCACGACCTTGCCTCTTGAAGACGCCCTGATCCACGTGGTGGACGACGACGCCGCGCTGCGTCGCTCCATCGCCTTCCTGCTCGAATCGGTGGGCTGGCGGGTCGCCACCTACGCCAGCGCCGAAGCCCTGCTCGACGCCTACCGGCGCGGCCCGCCGGGCTGCCTGGTGGTGGACATCCGCATGCCCTCGATGAGCGGCCTGGAACTGCAGCAGGAATTGCAGGCCCGGGGCTTCCGCATCCCGGTGGTGTTCATCACCGGCCATGCCGACGTGTCCCTGGCGGTGCAGGCGATGAAGCAAGGCGCCGCCGACTTCATCGAAAAGCCTTTCAAGGACCAGACCCTGATCGACGCCGTCGGCCACGCCGTGCGCAAGAGCGGCGAGCTGATCAGCGCCGCCCAGCGCGCCGAGGACGCCCGCCGCGCCCTGGAGGCCCTCTCCCCCCGGGAAATCGAAGTGGCCCGGCTGCTCGCCCTGGGCCACCCCAACAAGCGGGTGGCGTCCAAGCTCGACATCAGCGAGCGCACGGTGCACGCCCACCGCCAGCACATCATGGAAAAGACCGGGGTCAGCTCTGCCGCCGACCTGGTGCGCCTGATGCTGGCCGCCGACCCGAAGAGCCTGGACTAG
- a CDS encoding sensor histidine kinase, giving the protein MERRWRRLLLGGLAALALAAAPGAQATPTARSPAPSPAAATTTPAVPTAPTDTPVRIGVLAYEGVEAAHYDWSHVAERLNAALPGRHFVLEFYDNAGLDAAVRQSQVEFVITNGGHYVTLEAALGVSRVATLDAPSADSSAAVGSAIIVRAERRDLTNLADLAGKKLAAVSPDAFGGYLVAAREFQRQGIDHESAFAERRFVGFPMSQVVEAVANGSADAGIVRACLLESMAQAGRLRLADFRVLAKRQVPGFPCLLSSDLYPDWAIATTAATAHDSPQLAKAVATALLSMPPTPEGMAWTVPADYQSVRELYRELQTGPYAYLRETTLQGLARRYWPWLVLVFLALTGWVIHVVRVEYKVLARTAELRAALAARDEAEARMRHHQEQSEHLSRLSILGELSSTLAHELNQPLATIGNYASSLRRRQEAGRLSPEAVSEASQEIAAQADRAAAIMQRIRAFSRKRAAVREPRAPGEVAGEAVALLTGMMANAPEIVVDDRLPAETTVDMDPLQIQQVLVNLLKNAVDATQGLPAARRTITLRLAPDPERPADKVRVAVIDQGPGLSAELRARLFEPFFTTKPDGLGLGLAICHSIIEAHGGHLWAESAANAFPGSHNADITGLALCFTLPCHEHDLAS; this is encoded by the coding sequence ATGGAGCGCCGCTGGCGCAGGCTGCTGCTCGGCGGGCTGGCAGCCCTGGCCCTGGCCGCCGCCCCGGGCGCCCAGGCCACCCCCACCGCGCGGTCCCCGGCCCCCTCACCGGCGGCGGCAACCACGACACCGGCTGTACCGACCGCCCCCACCGACACCCCGGTGCGCATCGGCGTGCTCGCCTACGAGGGGGTGGAGGCAGCCCATTACGACTGGTCTCACGTCGCCGAACGGCTCAACGCCGCCCTGCCAGGACGGCACTTCGTCCTGGAGTTCTACGACAACGCCGGGCTCGACGCAGCGGTACGCCAGTCCCAGGTGGAATTCGTCATCACCAACGGCGGCCACTACGTCACCCTGGAAGCGGCCCTGGGCGTGTCCCGCGTCGCCACCCTGGACGCCCCCTCCGCCGACTCGTCCGCCGCCGTCGGCTCGGCGATCATCGTCCGCGCCGAGCGCCGCGACCTCACCAACCTGGCCGATCTGGCCGGCAAGAAACTGGCTGCCGTGTCGCCGGACGCCTTCGGCGGCTACCTGGTGGCGGCCCGGGAATTCCAGCGCCAGGGCATCGACCACGAAAGCGCCTTCGCCGAACGGCGCTTCGTCGGCTTTCCCATGTCCCAGGTGGTGGAGGCGGTGGCCAACGGCAGCGCGGACGCCGGCATCGTGCGCGCCTGCCTGCTCGAGAGCATGGCCCAGGCCGGCCGGTTGCGCCTGGCCGATTTCCGCGTGTTGGCCAAGCGTCAGGTGCCGGGCTTCCCCTGCCTGCTTTCGTCCGACCTGTACCCGGACTGGGCCATCGCCACCACCGCCGCCACCGCTCACGACTCGCCCCAACTGGCCAAGGCGGTGGCCACCGCCCTGCTCTCCATGCCGCCCACGCCGGAAGGCATGGCCTGGACCGTGCCGGCCGACTACCAGTCGGTGCGCGAGCTGTACCGGGAACTGCAGACCGGCCCCTACGCCTACCTGCGCGAAACCACCCTGCAAGGGCTGGCACGGCGCTACTGGCCCTGGCTGGTGCTGGTCTTTCTCGCCCTGACCGGCTGGGTGATCCACGTGGTGCGGGTCGAGTACAAGGTGCTGGCGCGCACCGCCGAACTGCGCGCCGCCCTGGCCGCCCGGGACGAGGCCGAGGCGCGCATGCGCCACCACCAGGAGCAGTCCGAGCACCTGTCGCGCCTGTCCATCCTGGGCGAACTGTCGAGCACCCTGGCCCACGAGCTCAATCAGCCCCTGGCCACCATCGGCAACTACGCCAGCAGCCTGCGCCGCCGCCAGGAAGCCGGACGCCTCTCCCCCGAAGCCGTCAGCGAAGCCAGTCAGGAAATCGCCGCCCAGGCCGACCGGGCGGCGGCGATCATGCAGCGCATCCGTGCCTTCTCGCGCAAGCGCGCGGCGGTGCGGGAACCCCGCGCCCCGGGCGAGGTGGCCGGCGAAGCGGTGGCGCTGCTCACCGGCATGATGGCCAACGCCCCCGAAATCGTCGTGGACGACCGGCTGCCGGCGGAAACCACGGTGGACATGGATCCGTTGCAGATCCAGCAGGTGCTGGTGAACCTGCTCAAGAACGCCGTGGACGCCACCCAGGGCCTGCCCGCAGCCCGGCGCACCATCACCCTGCGCCTCGCCCCCGATCCGGAGCGGCCGGCCGACAAGGTGCGCGTGGCGGTGATCGACCAGGGCCCCGGGCTGTCGGCGGAACTGCGCGCCCGCCTGTTCGAGCCCTTCTTCACCACCAAGCCCGACGGCCTCGGCCTGGGCCTGGCCATCTGCCATTCGATCATCGAAGCCCACGGCGGCCACCTGTGGGCCGAATCCGCTGCCAATGCCTTCCCGGGCAGTCATAATGCCGATATCACCGGCCTCGCCCTTTGCTTTACCCTACCCTGCCATGAGCACGACCTTGCCTCTTGA
- the dacB gene encoding D-alanyl-D-alanine carboxypeptidase/D-alanyl-D-alanine endopeptidase: MLFLPLFQRRRLTAAAFFLAAGLAPALQAAPLLGPSSELPPAARQILAQTDLPTSALAVVVAPADGGRPRLALRGEAPIQPASTMKLVTTYAALDLLGPAATFRTELRATGPVEDGVLKGDLVLVGGGDPRLTSEALWGLFHSVRARGIRRIAGDLVLDRSALTPPPHDPNAFDGEGLRPYNAGPDGLLVNFHALKLTLVPDPPHQAVDGVLDTPLAGLRVLSRLQLVAGPCGDWRSKVEPAYGEGTATLVLSGSYAAECGEQSLYLSPLPPQRFGAALAQALWEESGGEIVGQVRDGSAPADARLLAAIDSAPIGELVRDINKFSNNVMARQLFLLLGRNGSPDGAGTQEKARDKVRGWLAARGLAADSIAVDNGSGLSRSETVTAAALARLLQSAWSSPVMPELLASLPVAGVDGTLKRRFQNSPARGRARLKTGSLDNVRALAGFVPDRTGKWWVVVAIAQHPRARQALPALDAVVDWVAGR, from the coding sequence ATGCTCTTCTTGCCCCTGTTCCAACGCCGCCGCCTTACCGCCGCGGCGTTTTTCCTGGCGGCCGGCCTAGCCCCGGCCCTCCAGGCCGCCCCCCTGCTCGGCCCGAGCAGCGAGCTACCGCCGGCAGCCCGCCAGATCCTGGCCCAGACCGACCTGCCCACCAGCGCCTTGGCGGTGGTGGTGGCCCCCGCCGACGGCGGCCGGCCGCGCCTGGCCCTGCGCGGCGAGGCGCCGATCCAGCCGGCCTCGACCATGAAGCTGGTGACCACCTACGCCGCCCTGGACCTGCTTGGCCCGGCCGCCACCTTCCGCACCGAGCTGCGCGCCACCGGCCCGGTGGAGGATGGTGTACTCAAGGGCGACCTGGTGCTGGTCGGCGGCGGCGACCCGCGCCTCACCAGCGAAGCCCTGTGGGGGCTGTTCCACAGCGTTCGGGCCCGGGGCATCCGGCGCATCGCCGGCGACCTGGTGCTCGACCGTTCCGCCCTGACCCCGCCGCCCCACGACCCCAACGCCTTCGACGGCGAGGGGCTGCGTCCCTACAACGCCGGCCCGGACGGCCTGCTGGTGAACTTCCACGCCCTCAAGCTGACCCTGGTGCCCGACCCGCCCCACCAGGCGGTGGACGGCGTGCTCGACACGCCCCTGGCCGGCCTGCGCGTCCTGTCGCGCCTGCAACTGGTCGCCGGTCCCTGCGGCGACTGGCGCAGCAAGGTCGAGCCGGCCTACGGCGAAGGCACCGCCACCCTGGTGTTATCCGGCAGCTACGCCGCCGAATGCGGTGAGCAGAGCCTCTACCTGTCGCCCCTGCCGCCACAACGCTTCGGCGCAGCCCTGGCCCAAGCCCTGTGGGAAGAGAGCGGCGGCGAGATCGTCGGCCAGGTACGCGACGGCAGCGCCCCGGCCGACGCCCGCCTCCTCGCCGCCATCGACTCGGCCCCCATCGGCGAGTTGGTGCGGGACATCAACAAGTTCAGCAACAACGTTATGGCCCGCCAGCTGTTCCTGCTGCTCGGCCGCAACGGGAGCCCGGACGGTGCGGGCACCCAGGAAAAGGCCCGGGACAAGGTACGCGGCTGGCTCGCCGCCCGGGGTCTGGCGGCGGACAGCATCGCGGTGGACAACGGCTCCGGCCTGTCGCGCAGCGAAACCGTCACCGCCGCCGCCCTGGCGAGGCTGCTGCAAAGCGCCTGGAGCAGCCCGGTAATGCCCGAGTTGCTCGCCTCCCTGCCGGTAGCCGGGGTGGACGGCACCCTCAAGCGCCGTTTCCAGAACTCCCCCGCCCGGGGCCGGGCCCGGCTGAAAACCGGCAGCCTGGACAACGTGCGCGCCCTGGCCGGCTTCGTTCCCGACCGCACGGGCAAATGGTGGGTGGTGGTGGCCATCGCCCAGCACCCCCGGGCCCGCCAGGCCCTGCCGGCCCTGGACGCGGTGGTGGATTGGGTGGCCGGGCGATGA